ATGTTAAAACTTAAAACTGTTCATTAGATATGATAGTAACACTAactttttaaaattgaaataataaaagtCCAATGCTAATTTAAATTACAAATGCCAGCTAAGCTTAAAGAATAGTTTCCACAATAATGTAACGATTTCAAACATTATTTATAATTCAACTTTTACAATACAAATTATTCTCCATCTGTTGATCAAAACAGAGTAACTAATACAGATCCACACAAGTTGCAGTCTGGAATTTACTATGGGCATCATTCCCAATGTTTTCACATCATTATGTTTTGCATGAATATGAAAAAGGATGATGTAAAAATGGTAGGAATGATGCCTATTGGCAGAGTTGGAACCTGAGTTTATCTAGTTTACATGAAACCATTTCCCTCAAATCAAACTCAAGATCTGAAGATACAGAGATGTAATAGGCTAAGTTGTCAAATCAGGTACAAGTATGGCTATGTGGGTACAGTATACTGGTATGGCAATTTTTTTAGGGGCTGGGTATCTTTACAAAAATCATATAAAaagtataaatatatacatatttgcagcctGAAAACAATAATTAAATTTAGAATACCACATATTAttcatatgctaaacaaaactacCATAAATATTACAAATTTGAAATACACTATACTAATTTGATATCAATTTGTCAAAACTTGAATGTTATGATAGATATTTTGAATTCATTGTTCATTAgctcaatattaaaataatacaattAGTAATTGGCATCATATGTGTCATCACGAagatcaacatcaacatcatcattgatATTAGATGGTGTAGTTAGACTTGAACAATCACATGCAGCCCCACTACCACTTGCACTAGAAGCATGTTGGGTATTTGACTCCATAGAAAGTAAAGACTATTGGCAGCTGAAAAGTCCAAATCAGTTCGCTCTGGATCTACATTTTTCAACTTTGTGCCCCCATCCTTGTACTCATTTTGTCTGAGTAAGAAGGTGCAAATTGGAATGCACATAAACTAGCTCTTCGGTCTTACTTGCTGTCAATTGGTTGTGTTTAattgagtggatgaaggagtatgtatTCCAATTTCACTCAAATGAAGAGGAACTAGCAACTGATTGAAGCAAAGTGGGAGAGTTACAATTATAAATTTGTAAATTAAACTTCAAAATTGGAGTTAATAATCtattattttaaaaatgataaACAATACAAATTTAGGGAgtgcaataaaaattaagaaacttgCAATATAAGTTTTATTGCAAGAGTTTGGAGGTGTGGTGATCTATGTTCATTGAAGTACCACCAAGTGTGAGCATCTTTTTTATACTTGTCACGAAGAGAAAAAACACTTAGATCTTTGGAGCCTATAAATTTAGCAAACTTATTTATAACTAATACTCCATAATAGGATAAGGGAAGATGTAGTggagtggtcattttgttccaccgcTCAACACAAATTGTTTGCACCTCTTTGAAGAAGGCTTCTTCAGGATCTTTCTCTTTTTCATTGATGATGGATTTTGTCTTCTCGATTATTGAATCAATGCCATTGTATACCTCTCCTAAACATTGTCTATTCATGTCAGCTAAATAGATCACACTTTGATGGGTTTAGTGAAACTAAGGAGACATTCCACCCGTTCCCACtaagtgtcatctaggatcatttTCTTTACATTTGTTGCCCTCTTAATATTGGACTTCCTCATAAGGACCAACTTTGACTAATACTATGCTGGAAAGTGGCTCCTACACCTTCACAAGTCGCCTCAAGATGACTTTGTTGGATGCAAATTGAgtttcaacaaaattaaaaaaatcaagaagaaaacatgcttgaattttaaaaataaattagtagtTACTAAAGTGAAatgtaaaatttaaaaattgaagtgtttcaattacTTTCAACAACTCCAATTGTACCCTTGTTAATGGGGTCaggaaggttgatcttccttcaaatCCTCGGGAAGGTGTATTGTGGAAAGAACCTAAAGCCTGGATGGATTAAGATCAATGTTGATGGGCCTTCTACTGGGAACTCGGGGATGAGTGGGGTTGGATGTGTTGTTAGGGACCACAATGGTGTGATCTTGGCACAAAAAGCAGTTTGCCTAGGAATTGGACCAACAATGAGGCAAAATTTAGAGCAGCTCTTATTGGCCTAGAGTGTGGACGAGATCTCAATTTCCCTTGGGTGCATTTGGAGGGCAACTCTCTGATTACAGTAAATGCTATTCGGCAGAAATCTACTCCAAATTGGAAGTTGCAGAAGAGGTTAAATCTGATATGGGAAGTGGCGGGAAAATTTGAGAGCTTTAAAATTTCACATGTATATAGGGAGGGCAATTCAACTTAATTGTTGGGTGTATAAATCCCTCAGTGCATGTTGCTAACCTTCCCAGTTAAAATTGATAGAATGATGTCATAAATTCATAGAAATATATTCAATATTTGTGATCATTCAACACCTTGAAGTAGATGAACTCCTGCTATAATAAGGTATAAAAAGTTTTTAAAACTGTTCAATCGTGCATAGTAAGGTACATACTAGATAACTGTAGATGAAGATCATTGAATGTTTTATTCAAAGTTAGTTCTTGGACAATTCAATTTCAGACTAAGATTCTGTAGCCAATTAGACTACCTTGCCAGTTGATGTTGAGTCTAGTTAAAGTACTTGTAATGTGCCCTACTAGGTTTAgacatgttttaaccataattaatctatttttaaATACTTAATATATTAGGAGGCATTTATACCTTAACCAGAAACCAATCAGTGATATTCCACTgttcaatcaattaactattactaaataaattgttcatctatcataCATCCATAATTCGTAGTGCAAGTGtcaaaccaattgtaatgtccctacATGAAAACATCTCCTTTCCCACTTCTTAACAACAGACAGTAGTAACAAGGATTATACATATAAACATATTCTCCGTACCGTTTATTATCCTATGAGCTTTTTCTGAATTACAATCTAATATTGTTATTTGTCTGACTAAgacattatgtatatatatatacgtatatgtatataacCTTATTGATATTACATCATTACTATATATATTTATCCTTATTCTGATTTGAATATATAcacaaataaatatattaattaaataatattaccaATTATTGATGTATTTGCTAATTACCTATTATACACATTATTGAAACTACCACTACTTAAAACATTAGTTATGAATATTTTTAGTGGCTGGTAAAAGGGCAGACAGATCTGGCGTATGACTGTTATGAATTAAGTATTGCTATTGTACATGTTGCAGtctatgtaatattattattaaattctgcattcAGACATTATCGGGctacatatattaagcatacttattaaacacatcccctatGCATGCCACCCAGAACAAGGATGCTGCTGCCTGTAACTCAATAACAATTCTGATTTGATTTGATCGATGGCTGACAGATAATATATATTCCCTTGACTCAGCTTTTTTTGACTTTTGTTATCCTCTGATATCTTCTATATTTCCTTTCCCCCTACCGTAGCTGTATATAACAATACAGCagagtatatatatatttatatatatttttagcagtcatacacatacacatattacAAACAGTCACAGTCATAAGCAGTCTGATATGTATTATAACAGTCATATATTATAAACAGCTATAAACAATAGCACATCATTAACCATCACTGAGCTGAAAATATTCATCATACTGTGTATGAAGAATTCATACCCAACCCTCCAATACATTTGAACTGCTGTATGTTTATTTATTAATATTCGTTCCTTTCTATGATCCGTTCTTTTTTTATCTTTTCTCCTGTTCCATTCCTTTCTTCCTACTTATCTTCCTTTTTATTTTCACCGTATTCTATCCTCCTTACCTGAGtttctttttctctcatttcctcccCTGTTCCTATGCCCATATCGGGGGTCTTCATACTCTTTCGATGGTCAAGGAAGAGTCACGTAAGTCCAGGGGCAACGACCTTTCAAGCTCACTTTAATTGGTGATTAAAAATTAATTGTGGCTCTCCACAACCGTGGGTGTATAATgccataataatattattatttattttattaatgtgtaatatttttttatgataaatgtttattataataatattaatttaatttatttgaatatttcaagaatattattattaataaatattaattgaataataatattttaataaataaataaatatttaatagttTCAAATAATCTTTCGTTAGTAAATAttgtattaattaataataataattgtttcgtTTAGGTTTTTATATATATAACTATCAAGGAGGGGGCATGACAGTACTTGGTGGTTGCCAAACAGAACACAactgttgacaactaattcctaACAAGTATCTACAAACTGACAATTACATACTCAGGAATAATCAAactaggggagagggaccaatagGTGATAGGGGTACCAATACGTGTTATAGTACATGGACACTTTTAGACCAATAATGGTGccctaaaaatgtcatgtcaataCTAATCCCCAAAAAAGTacctctaaaattaaaaaaaaaacaactaaTGATTTGATGCCACATCAGTGCACAAGTAAACATGACTaatgatgtgatgccacatcagtgcacaagtaaacatgacttagtgcacacctaTGGGTCTTATGACAATTTaggaccattttggacaccttcacaaaaTGCATGTTGATGTgcatcatatttgaccatgtggacttgaaattttgtttttaagTAGGGGACTTGACAAGTAAGCTGCTGTGTAAAATTGAACTTTTTTTGAAATGTCCAcatgattttgagaagcgtgaagttagcgTGAGCATGTATTGGCTCCTCTCCCCTAAAAGAACATAATAAGTTAATTATAGTTGTATTTAGTTTTCCACAGTCCATGTGGTATTCGAAAGATTACTTCTGGAATCAACTGTGTATGTTTTTTAATTGATCTTTTGGACCACACTCAGTGATCTATTATCAGGAAGAGGATAGTGCCTTCAGGGTTGTCTTGTAAACTTGTAGAAGAGATTCAATAAATTTGAATTTGCACATATAGGCCATTAATTTTCAACAGGCATTGATGAGACAATACACTTGTAGCTACTGTATATTTTCACCTTATAGCTTAGCCTTGTATTTGGCTGCAAGTTTCGAATTACCGCTGATAACTTTTTGAGTTGTTTTCCCAAATTTAGCAGAGTATTTCACATGTAGTAGTAAGAACTGTTGCACTATTAATTTCTCAGTTGCAAACATTTCGTGTTTGTTTTGGaaataatttaaacaaattttAATGAATCTTAACTTCGTGGCTAATGTTTTTTGTTTCAACAAGTCATGTTATATCAGATTGATATTTTCCTTGTAAAATTGTTGCATTCTATTTATCTTTTATTCACATTTTTAAGATTCTTAGCATGTAATGTCTAATATTCTTAGCACGTAATGTCTAAGATTCTTAGCATGCGATGTCTCCTAGAGGCTCATAATTTTCTTGAAGCCATTTCATATATGTGTTATAATAGGTTGGTTATATGTAGCGCAATTTCTTGTTTTTTATATTATAGGACCCTCATAATGAAATAATGCAAGCCTTTCCATTTATGGATTTATTTGTTGGCTGCCCTTTCTTATTCAATTACCTTAGATATCATTGATTGTGACTTACCAATTTATACAGCTGATTGAATCCTAATTTGTTGTGTTGTGTCATTAAGAAATGGAGGAAGACTAGATCAATCAAACATTTCTCGCAAAAGCAACACCATACGAGCTGTGTGGGATTCTGCTTTGCAGAAGTCAGGGAGTTCATATTGGAGCTCGCACTCTTCAAGCATGTATCAAGTACGTGTTCACAACAAAGAAAGTAGTTCCTCTACCCAAGAAAGGTACGAAGAGCCAATAGCAAATTCTCCAGGAACAAACCTCTTTGATTCCCAGAGTTTTTTGTTGCCCTTAAAATCTGCTCTGCAACGGGCAGGAAATTTTGGGTGGCGTAGATCCACTGTTGACAATAGATTTAATATGAATATTAGAACATTACCAAGAAGCTATTCTGCTGAAGATATGAAGATTATTGCCGGTAAGGGGCCAGAAAATTATGAATATGTAACCAATAACCCTGTTATTATCAGTTCTGAGGCTGTTGGGGAAGGAAGTACAGTATTGTCTGGAGAAGATGTAGCAAATAGTAAAGAAATGGATCAAGATGATCAACTTCCAGTGTCCAGCCAAACTCTATTTGAATCTGATGATGATGGCAACACACAAATTCCCTAGTTGGCACAGGCTGACAGGGTCCACAAGCAGATAATTATGCTTTAAATCTGAGGAGAAACTATAAGAAATTTCCGTCAGGTTCCTAATTTGGAAGCAATGTCTAATGTTCAGTGTAGTGCTTCCAGTGCCAGCGGATGTGATTTAAGACCAGTTGTTTAGTTCAACTTCAGCATACACACAGATGGATCTTAGCTTGATCATTAAGAAAGCCTCGAGTATTATTAACTGAAGATAAATGTGTTTTCTAAGCGTCAAGTCTTCTTTGGTATTGACAGGTATATGATCTTTATTAATTATCTCTCTTTAAAATGCTGGTTAATTGGTTGGCACTTTTGGTTTGGGTAGTGGCTAAATCTTTTTATCTCTTTATTTGTAGGTTGTATTTTCCTTTTGAAATCAATCAGGCCATTTGATTTACATGCACACAGCTAACATCTACTAATTCTTCAGTGGCAGGACAAATTGACGCTTACAAGCTTTCTCTTTTATCTATAAACTGATGACATATACCACATAAAGACCATACTAATTTTATCCTGCAACATCAACTGAGGAGTGATGTTTAGTTTGGTAAAATTTATCCTATATTTTGATTGTCTCATGATTTATTACATCATATTCCTTTCTGTACAGTATTTGATATATGTATATTTAAGCTTTTTTATAATCAATAATACTTCATCAATATTTCTGTTGCTTTCCTAGCAGCTATGTATCCAATTTAATCTACAAAATGTGTACAAGGGATATTTATGAATGTGCTAGCGTCAATGGGGTATGAACTATCAATATTGATTAATAATCCTGCtattattatttcaattatttgtctaCCAAGAATGGAAGTCATGGTTACCTATTTCTATCCTATCGTCAATTTCATGGTTCACAAGCAGAGGTTGACCGAAAGAATTATATTTTGTCTTATCCTTGTTCAAAATTAATGTATCAAACGTGAGCATCTTTAACTAGCTTTTATTGGAGGCATTCTGTGAATTGGAAATGAATGGAAGGGAGATCCATTCTTCATCTCTGTTTCCTAAAACATTTTTCTCTCAATGGTCATTGAAAATGAGACCATCTTAATGAATGATTCCAGGGATAAAAATGTACCCAAAACTCTAAAAATGTCAAGATTTTACCCTTTACATTACATTCTGCAGAGAGAGATTAAGAAAAAAACTGGGTTTGCATATTGATTTGAATCACAAAAAAGTATAGCGGATTTTTTCTTCACCTTTTTGTGGGTTGTTCAATTTTGTATATATTTGCTTTCTTTTTCTGTGGAATGTTGAAATCTGAACTTATTTGATGTAGACAATTTTTTTATTGCTAAAGACCATATTAATTATTGGCAAGTGTAAGAGCAGTACATATAAGAGCAGTACATATATTTTAATGTTAACAACATtggtatttttctttcttttacaaTTGCTTTCTACATTTGCAATCTTGTTGATATGGCTGGACACATTTCCCTGAAACTAGTGTCTCCCCATACAACTACACTATCACACTTTAAGATGATAGGCTATGAATATTTTAGTTTTGAGGTATTTTGATGGGGTTAAGAGACAGCTACATGATTTGGACTTGGAAGGCTGATTTTTGACTCAGACTTGGACTTGACACTCAGATTTGGCAAATTGAAAAGAAACATAAAATACAAAAGTGATTCATGAACTTTGGTAGAGAGGAGCCTGTATCACTTGGCCGAGCATCACTAGCTCTATGCAGGGTCGTGCATTTATATCTCAGACAAATCTGTGATGCTGTAGCAACCGTAATACCATTTCTTTGGATTGGAATTTACTTAACAAATGAGAAGTATAAAGGCAAAATTACTTGAGATTTAACTGGGAAAAGCTTTGAAGGAATTAATAACTGTTGCttttccatcttgcattgcccagagtgaattttttctttttctttttaaggcTAGAATAGGGGTTCTGGGGTGGCAGCCCTCATTACTGTTGAGAGGTAGCCACCCTCGTGGGGGTTCTAGGAATAGAGCCCAGAGTAGGGTTGAGGGGCAGCACCTTGGCTGTGCTCCTTCTCATGAGACAGGGAAGAGTTGGGGGACAGAGTCTTCACCACCAAGCCTAAATTAAGGCCTTCAAAACTACACCAACTTTCAATGAGTATGCCATTTTTCATACTTTTATCACTTTGAACTAAGCTCTAAGAGTTCATATTCCAAACTCTTCTAAAAATGCTGCCGAAGCCATAGAGCAGTAATAGGTCCTGAATTTGACTATCTAGAGTTGGTaatttcatttcttttgactttgAGGTTTTTGTGCACCCAAATTTGACCTTTGGGACTCATGAGCCCCAATGAGTCCGTCAGTGTCAGTGAGTTTAGCTGAAACTTGCTGAGATTCACAATTGAGTCTGCTAAGTACCCATCAAGTCTGGTAACTAAGGGTTAATTGATTAAGGAGCAATTCTTAAGTGTTTTATTTTTGGTGGTGAAATGATTAAATTGTTGATGCTTGGTTCCCAATTGTTTAGGAGCTTTGTGAATTGTTTAGGTCAAGACTTTTGAAAATAGCATGATTTCATTAATATTAGCATTTGAAATTTTGAGGTAGTGAGACGAATATGAGACAATGGATATAGGATATTGATGAGTAATAAATCAAGGTTAGTAAACTACTTATTTCCCATGTCCCATTCCTATATTTATTGACGCCAACCTTTTTGGAGGTGGTTGCCACGCGAGGCTTGTCACTAATCAGATATGCTTTCTTTTATCGTTTCGTTTCTTATACGATACCCATTGCATCCCAAAAGGGTGTATTGAAGTGTCTGGAGTAATTGTGTACCATGTGATGAGTTTTGACAATCATATTGAAAAGAGTAAAAAATTACTGTACAATTAAATGTTCCTTCTTGGCAGAGAAGATTAACTAGGCAACTTGTGGTGCTAGTCCATGTCATTTTTCTAGGCGGTGTGTTTATTATTACCTGTCAAACGAAATAATACATTATAGAATAGTTATTAACACATTCTTACATTAAATAAATCTCAGGGTTAATGGATACCTTTAGATTTAAGGTTCTATTCTGAACCATATATctcttcattttttttgaaatttaatgaGGTCATGCATTTTCCTGTGAGTAATAAGGGGGCTCCCACTGCGCTCGAACAAGGTCTTCAATTTGGTCTTTAAATTCCGGATATTTTTTTTATTTGCCAATATGGGTATGCAAATCGTTTGAAAGATAAAGTTACTTTAGTTGGTTTTGTTGATaatcaagagcagatcaacaagtaAACAAATTCAGAATTCAAGTAAACAAATAATTGCACAGAGAACACACGATACACAAAGTTGTGTGGTACATCCAATGGGAAAATCAGGGTAATTTTTGTTTTATTAACACTGTTTCTCTTTCTTAGTTACAGCAGCATACTGATGCATATTATATTATCCACTTAGTTTGGAAAGTCTCTTAAGAAAAAATGAAGAGACAACTGGGAGAGGGAAAAGATAAAGAAGTTGAAAGGTCCGAGACCATTGGACTTCACAGCCAACAAGTTTAGCATAGACAAATAAAGTTTAATATAGACAAGTACTAAGGAGAGGAATCTTCGTTATTTTCATCTGTACCTCAACCAACTGATGGCTTTTCAAGGCATGGAACCCCTCATCCAGTATGAGCTTTATTTTCTTGTTTTGAATGCTTTCCTTCTTTAAAATTATCGAGGTTCAGTTTTGTCCCATGCTTGTGCTATGGCTGAAAACTGATCGGCTGTGATGGGAACCATGGTAGTTTACTCGAGAGATTACGTGGATTCTTATCACTTTTTTTAACTCCTTATTACTTGTGCATCGTTTAGACTGGTCAGATTCTTCAGCTTCACTGTTAATTCTCGGAAGGATGAAAATTTGATAAGAAATATAAGTAGTGAGGTCACGAAAATTTGATTAGGAATATTGAAATAGTGAGGACTTGGTGTTTTTAAGGGCTCTGCCAGCTGCCATCCACGCACGCTCTACTAATTAAGATCCTTAATCCTTCTGTACCCCATTCCCCTATTTTGGGAATTCTGTGTATCTATGTAAAATTCCTAATCTATGAACAAGAATTGCATGATAGAAGATTAGTGAATGTTCTTCGACTCAATTAAAGAATTTCGTGCCTTGACTCAACTAGAGCATTTTAGGCCTGTTCAGTTATACAACTCTATTAGGCTTTTTTCAAATTGCTCATGGTTTGCGCATGACAGTGGTGTCGCGTCTAATCCCGCCTTATGAATGATAAAACAGAGTTTGAAACATCTACGTCCCACTGAGATGTTTCGAAAAATATCGAGGGATGACAATGAATTTCATCCAAATTCATGGATTTTCTTAAATGGAGAAATCTTGATTTTGCTAGGGACAAAATTTActaggttaaatttttttttacGTTTGTATAATAAATTAATTAGCAGTAATTATCATGTTGCGTGGCTGTCCAAATTTAGATCAGCCTCAAAACCTTTCGCAATCACAAACAACCTCTTTCAAGTTAATAATAATGCTAAGGCTTGGAGTAATGCTTGAGAATATTGGCTTCTCTTTTTATTGAAAGAGGAAAAGAATTGAAATgaagttaatttatttaataaaactacttaatataaaataataataatttgatttattaaagattttttttctgatgtaatgaattgaaagaataaaataaatagtattaaaaaaaaaattaatgattatGATTTTTTAAGAAATTTAGGAGTTCGACTAATTGAAAAATATCTTGGAATAAGTGAATTTATAATAATTGTAATGCTAATAAAGTTGAGGAGTATTATTTTCATTTCATATGCTCACTTCTACCTATAATTATAGTGCAAAAACACTCATACAATAGTCAATAGAGTAAATTATTAAGTGAAGGTTGTAGAAATCTAAGGTGTCTTAAAGAAGATTGCTAGGTAATTGATAATATAAATCATCCATTAGTTGTTGGTTGTTTCATCTAATGTAGAAGATTGTATGTGTCAATCTTCAATATGTTAATCTAAATGTGTATTGGACTTGTTTTTGTGATGCCATCTTTCTCATTTATCGTTAGATCAAGTGACATGTAAATGTTTGAAAAACACATAACATATAAGATTAGAATTCTTAATGGTTAAAGGATAGGATATCGAATAGAAGACAATTTCAAATGGGTACATTGTGTTTCTTTACATTATTGCTCAGCACATAACATATTACGACTTCCACAACCTCTAAGATGTAGTGTCACTTGACCAATGGCTTATAATGTATAATACATGGATAAATCTACACTCAAATGTAAACTCATTGTACAGTAATACACAAAGTGACATTTGATAAATATTCATAATGTAGCATTAATGTTTCAACATTTCCTTGTAATGTTAAGGTATTTACAACACTTATTAAGTGTACTACAAATACTATACATATACAAGTAAGAGAATTTCATGATGACAATCCCCCCCTTAATGAAAAGATCTTTGAGACACAATTGGCCCTAAAACTTGATGAACTTACTCCATCAATGATCTGGTGAAGATTTACTACTTGGTCTTTTGTCCCAACATAGTTTATTGAAATATGTTGAATATTCAATAGTTCATGAAGCTTGTGGTATGTGCTTTTGATAGGT
The nucleotide sequence above comes from Cryptomeria japonica chromosome 11, Sugi_1.0, whole genome shotgun sequence. Encoded proteins:
- the LOC131063132 gene encoding uncharacterized protein LOC131063132 → MSQFSPVDGFSQVHESLTETITLVANEPSLGLFFVQHHAHNAAPILASVKNKLVDASQEAFLCTEDMTDALNSVKSFKRCGPNIIDRMIKNLESSVSVMSSLHQLRRNGGRLDQSNISRKSNTIRAVWDSALQKSGSSYWSSHSSSMYQVRVHNKESSSSTQERYEEPIANSPGTNLFDSQSFLLPLKSALQRAGNFGWRRSTVDNRFNMNIRTLPRSYSAEDMKIIAGKGPENYEYVTNNPVIISSEAVGEGSTVLSGEDVANSKEMDQDDQLPVSSQTLFESDDDGNTQIP